CCAAGCTTTCCCTGTTCTTGTTTCTTTCGGGTTACCTGGTCCGCCAATATCAGCAGGTGAGGGAAACCTTCGTCGGTTTTGCCAAGCCGCTGCTGGTACTTATTGTACTCGGCGGCTTGTTGCTTGAGCAGCCCGACCTCGGCTCCTTCGTGGTGATGTTCGTTACCACGGTCGGTATGCTGTTTATTGCTGGTGCCAAACTGTGGCAGTTCATTGTCATGATAGCCACGGCGGGCGTCGGTATTGCCTCTCTGATTTACTTCGAACCTTACCGCTGGCGACGGGTGACGTCGTTTCTTGACCCTTGGGATGACCCGTTTGGCAGCGGCTACCAGTTGACCCAGTCACTGATGGCCTTCGGTCGTGGTGATTGGCTGGGACAGGGGCTGGGCAACTCAATTCAGAAACTTGAGTATCTGCCCGAGGCACATACCGATTTCGTGTTTGCGGTATTGGCTGAGGAAGTCGGGCTGATTGGGGTGACAGTCGTGCTGCTGCTGATCTTCGCTCTGGTGTTCAAGGCGCTGATGATCGGCCGCCGCTGCCTGCAGACCGAGCAGTTATATGGAGGTTTTCTGGCATTTGGCTTTGCATTCTGGTTTGCTTTCCAGACCTTGGTCAATGTCGGGGCTGCCGCGGGCATGGTTCCGACCAAGGGCCTGACTCTGCCACTGATCAGTTACGGTGGCTCCAGTTTATTTATTATGGCTACTGCGGTCGCCATTTTGATCCGGATAGATTATGAGCAGCGAATCGCTGCCAAAGCAATGCCGGATCCGGAAGTAGAAGAAAATGACAATGAACAAGAATAAACGCCTGCTGGTCATGGCGGGCGGCACCGGAGGCCATGTTTTTCCGGGCTTGGCGGTTGCCAAGCGCTTGCAGCAAGAAGGCTGGGACATTCGCTGGTTGGGTACGGCTGATCGAATGGAAGCCGAATTGGTGCCAAAGCACGGTATCGAGATCGACTTTATCAAGGTTAAGGGCTTGCGCGGCCAGGGGATTACCCGGTTGTTGGCTGCGCCATTCAAGATTGTCGGTGCGATCCTGCAGGCGAGAAAATATATCAAGGCGTGGCAGCCCGATGCTGTGCTGGGCATGGGCGGCTATGTCAGCGGCCCGGGCGGCGTCGCAGCCTGGTTGTCGGGCGTACCGGTGATCCTGCATGAACAAAATGCGGTAGCCGGCCTGACCAACCAGTGGCTTTCACGCATTGCTTCCAGCGTACTGCAGGCCTTTCCGGGCGCTTTCCCGAACCGCGAGGTTGTCGGCAACCCTGTGCGTCAGGATGTGGTGTCGCTGGCAGCGCCAGAGCAGCGCTTCGCCGAGCGTGAAGGCCCGATCAGGGTATTGGTGATGGGCGGTAGTCAGGGTGCACGCATCCTTAATCAAACACTGCCTCAAGTGGCGGGCTTGCTGGGCGATAAAATCACGGTGTGGCACCAGGCTGGCAAAGGGGCTCAGGCACAGACCGAGCAAGATTACGCACAATACGCCAACGCGCCGGGTGACAATTACCAAGTAACCGAATTCATTGACGAAGTGGCCGCCGCCTATGCGTGGGCTGACATTGTCGTTTGCCGCTCGGGGGCCCTGACGGTCTCCGAACTGTCGGCGGCAGGCCTCGGCGCGGTGTTTGTGCCATTCATGCACAAGGATCGCCAGCAGGCCCTCAATGCCGATCATTTGGTGCAGTGTGGCGCCGCAAAAATGATTGAGCAGCCAGAGCTGACTGCCGAAGGGTTGGCCGATACCTTACAACAATTAGATCGTGCACAGCTGGCCCAGATGGCGCAGGCGGCACGAGACGCAGCGATTGTGGATGCTGACCGCCGGGTGGCGGAGGTGATTAAATCGCTGGCAAAGCAATAAGACGAGACAAAGTGATGAGTAAACTGGATAACCAGCAATTAGCAAAAATTAGAACCATGGTGCCAGAGATGCGCCGCGTAGAGCGTATCCACTTTGTAGGGATCGGTGGTGCTGGCATGAGCGGTATCGCCGAAGTCTTGGTGAACGAAGGTTACCATGTCAGCGGCTCGGATTTGGCGCCCAATGCCGTGACCAACCGTCTAACAAGCAAAGGGGCTGAGATCTTCTTTGGCCATGCGGCCAGCAACATCGATGGTGCCAGCGTTGTCGTGGCCTCGACGGCTATCGACCCAACCAACCCTGAGCTGGCTGCAGCCCGTGAGCTGCGTATTCCGGTGGTGCGCCGGGCGGAAATGCTGGCCGAGCTTATGCGCTACCGTCACGGTATTGCGATCGCCGGTACTCACGGAAAAACTACCACCACTGCGCTGGTTACCCAGATCTATTCCGAGGCTGGCTTAGACCCAACGTTCGTCAATGGTGGCTTGGTAAAGAGTGCCGGAACCAATGCCCGCTTGGGTTCGAGCCGCTACCTGATTGCCGAAGCAGACGAAAGTGATGCCTCGTTCCTGCACCTGCAGCCGATGGTATGCGTGGTGACCAATATCGAAGCCGATCACATGGATACCTATGGTGGTGACTTTGAAGTTTTGAAGCAGACCTTTGTCGATTTCCTCCACAACCTGCCGTTTTACGGCCTGGCCGTGATGTGTATTGATGATCCTGTGGTGCGTGAGCTGCTTCCAAGAATCGGTCGTCAGGTGATCACCTACGGTTTTTCCGAAGATGCAGATGTGCGTTTGGTTGATTATGATCAGTGCGGTCAGCAGGGACATTTCTCGATACTACGCAAAGGTAAGCCAGCCTTGCAGATCAAACTGAATATTCCGGGCAAGCACAATGCGCTCAATGCCACCGCTGCTGTGGCGGTCGCAACGGAAGAAGGGGTGGCCGATGAAGCTATCATCCGTGCGCTGGCCGAGTTCGAAGGCACAGGCCGACGTTTTGATCACCTGGGTGAGTTTGAAACGGGTAACGGTAAGGTGATGCTGGTCGATGACTACGGCCATCACCCAAGTGAAGTCGATGTGACTATCCAGGCGGCACGGGCTGGCTGGGAAGACAAGCGTTTGGTGATGGTGTTCCAGCCGCACCGCTATAGCCGTACCCGCGATCTGTATGATGACTTTGCCAATGTGCTGGAGCAGGTGGATGTGCTGGTGATGCTGGATGTGTATGCGGCGGGCGAGCAGCCGATTGCCGGCGCGGATGGCCGAGCGCTGTGCCGCACCATCCGTGGCCGCGGTAAGCTGGATCCGATTTTTGTGCCGACTATCGATGCCCTGCCGTCAGCGTTGGCAAATATTCTACAAAATGATGATTTGGTTCTGACACAAGGTGCGGGTGATGTTGGCAAAATTGCTCGCCAGTTGGCTGATATGCAATTGAATATTGAGCAAATGAGCCAACAATAATTTTTGGTGATATCAAAATATATATTTGGCTTGTTTTTTGCTTTAATTTAAGCTTATAGCCAAGGATATGCGAGGAATCGGCTATCAGTTGTTGGAGAGCCGGAACTTGCTCGGTATAATCTGTCAACTTTACGAGAAAAAGCGGAACGGATTGAGGGAATGATCTTGCCGCTTTGGCTGGGTAGGTATCGGCTATGACATCGGGATTAAACTATTTATGGCTGATAGTGTCCTAAAAAGAATATCGTTTTCCCCTGCGGCCCAGTTAAATGACCGTAGGGGATTGGTTTTTTTTCTGTTTGTGATCGGGTTGGTTGCCTGGCTGTTCAGCGCGGCCATCAACTGGATGACGGATGCCAACCGACTGCCGTTGTCACAGTTGGTGATTCAAGGTGAGTTACACTATCTCACGCCCGGTGATGTCCGTGCGGGGATCCTGCACCTTGAGCAGCTTGGCAGCTTTATGACTCAGGATGTTGATGACATTC
This Photobacterium gaetbulicola Gung47 DNA region includes the following protein-coding sequences:
- a CDS encoding putative cell division protein FtsW (COG0772) — translated: MAGAVKEGVGQFFDWMTKPAAHSPYDRQLVWIALALMATGLVMVTSASVPIATRLTDMPFYFALRHGFFLVCSLVLASFVLMIPLEKWRQYSVPMLILSIVLLIAVLGVGRSVNGASRWIPLGIFNLQPAEVAKLSLFLFLSGYLVRQYQQVRETFVGFAKPLLVLIVLGGLLLEQPDLGSFVVMFVTTVGMLFIAGAKLWQFIVMIATAGVGIASLIYFEPYRWRRVTSFLDPWDDPFGSGYQLTQSLMAFGRGDWLGQGLGNSIQKLEYLPEAHTDFVFAVLAEEVGLIGVTVVLLLIFALVFKALMIGRRCLQTEQLYGGFLAFGFAFWFAFQTLVNVGAAAGMVPTKGLTLPLISYGGSSLFIMATAVAILIRIDYEQRIAAKAMPDPEVEENDNEQE
- a CDS encoding undecaprenyldiphospho-muramoylpentapeptide beta-N- acetylglucosaminyltransferase (COG0707), with the translated sequence MTMNKNKRLLVMAGGTGGHVFPGLAVAKRLQQEGWDIRWLGTADRMEAELVPKHGIEIDFIKVKGLRGQGITRLLAAPFKIVGAILQARKYIKAWQPDAVLGMGGYVSGPGGVAAWLSGVPVILHEQNAVAGLTNQWLSRIASSVLQAFPGAFPNREVVGNPVRQDVVSLAAPEQRFAEREGPIRVLVMGGSQGARILNQTLPQVAGLLGDKITVWHQAGKGAQAQTEQDYAQYANAPGDNYQVTEFIDEVAAAYAWADIVVCRSGALTVSELSAAGLGAVFVPFMHKDRQQALNADHLVQCGAAKMIEQPELTAEGLADTLQQLDRAQLAQMAQAARDAAIVDADRRVAEVIKSLAKQ
- a CDS encoding UDP-N-acetylmuramate--L-alanine ligase (COG0773) translates to MSKLDNQQLAKIRTMVPEMRRVERIHFVGIGGAGMSGIAEVLVNEGYHVSGSDLAPNAVTNRLTSKGAEIFFGHAASNIDGASVVVASTAIDPTNPELAAARELRIPVVRRAEMLAELMRYRHGIAIAGTHGKTTTTALVTQIYSEAGLDPTFVNGGLVKSAGTNARLGSSRYLIAEADESDASFLHLQPMVCVVTNIEADHMDTYGGDFEVLKQTFVDFLHNLPFYGLAVMCIDDPVVRELLPRIGRQVITYGFSEDADVRLVDYDQCGQQGHFSILRKGKPALQIKLNIPGKHNALNATAAVAVATEEGVADEAIIRALAEFEGTGRRFDHLGEFETGNGKVMLVDDYGHHPSEVDVTIQAARAGWEDKRLVMVFQPHRYSRTRDLYDDFANVLEQVDVLVMLDVYAAGEQPIAGADGRALCRTIRGRGKLDPIFVPTIDALPSALANILQNDDLVLTQGAGDVGKIARQLADMQLNIEQMSQQ